One genomic region from Kamptonema formosum PCC 6407 encodes:
- a CDS encoding transglutaminase-like domain-containing protein — protein sequence MHLNSPALSDQGLSRLRTVRPIGVLAIHGIAFLGDELFGLDKPGGLLVSIDPETDNTTVLNPCRVDKFVDATGLAIWEDSLWFVRDDSVYVCPGAIRDGSIAEIEPQHFVSLPYSADGVAVWNSTVYVTCQKAGCIIVFNRTNRKEITRFYSPGIGVENITVRGEELWVCDATEQTVYCLERGTGEVRFNVLTPFESPTALAFHTDAATGKEVLYVAYAGEELYIRDDPNSEDPYQLTKRDRTFIHPLHFHYNERDRYALSNGFLMEMSYVEELAPLDEVHIDNLEWRIAMPSDTHRQKVRQISPIGMPFTEEIQDGERVAVFKFDPLRAHERRIFGWKALLEVRSIKYEITPRDVEKAPALTPEFQAKYLVDDDSLAMDSDIVRAAAKEAIGTETNILRKLLSIRNYVYDCLSYSIRPHIDTPDVVLRRGTGSCGEYVGVLLALARLNGIACRTIGRYKCPAFADRKGVPLSPDFNHVWLEFYIPGFGWVPMESNPDDIQERGPYPLRFFMGLAWYHVEIGKGIRFQSLKSGGLPLNKEEVSVGTLAINHVRFTILSELPAN from the coding sequence ATGCACCTAAATTCACCCGCTCTCTCAGATCAAGGGCTTTCACGGCTGCGGACGGTCAGGCCGATAGGAGTCTTGGCAATACATGGTATCGCGTTTTTAGGGGATGAACTCTTTGGTCTTGATAAACCAGGGGGACTGCTGGTTTCGATTGACCCTGAAACTGATAATACGACTGTGTTAAATCCCTGTCGCGTGGATAAGTTTGTGGATGCTACTGGTTTGGCTATTTGGGAAGATAGCCTCTGGTTTGTCCGGGATGACAGCGTGTACGTCTGTCCCGGGGCAATTCGTGACGGTTCTATTGCTGAAATCGAACCTCAGCATTTTGTTTCGCTTCCTTACTCTGCCGATGGGGTTGCAGTTTGGAATTCTACTGTTTATGTGACTTGTCAAAAAGCAGGTTGCATTATTGTTTTTAACCGCACTAATCGCAAAGAGATTACTCGGTTTTACTCGCCCGGTATCGGGGTTGAGAATATTACGGTGCGGGGTGAGGAACTTTGGGTTTGCGATGCGACGGAACAAACGGTTTACTGTTTGGAACGAGGGACTGGAGAAGTTCGCTTTAATGTGTTAACACCATTTGAGTCGCCTACAGCTTTAGCTTTTCACACAGATGCTGCTACTGGGAAAGAAGTTCTTTATGTTGCTTATGCTGGGGAGGAACTTTACATCCGGGACGATCCAAATTCGGAAGATCCTTATCAGTTGACGAAGCGCGATCGCACTTTTATTCATCCTTTGCATTTTCATTACAATGAACGCGATCGCTATGCTTTATCTAATGGTTTTCTGATGGAGATGTCTTATGTGGAGGAACTTGCTCCTCTGGATGAGGTACACATAGATAATCTGGAATGGCGGATTGCGATGCCGTCAGATACTCATCGCCAAAAGGTGCGGCAAATTTCACCGATCGGTATGCCTTTTACTGAAGAAATTCAGGATGGAGAACGAGTAGCGGTGTTTAAGTTTGACCCGCTACGGGCACATGAACGGCGAATTTTTGGCTGGAAAGCTCTACTGGAAGTCAGGAGTATTAAATATGAAATTACTCCCCGCGATGTGGAAAAAGCTCCCGCCTTAACGCCTGAATTTCAAGCTAAATATTTGGTGGATGATGACAGTTTAGCGATGGATTCGGATATTGTGCGTGCTGCTGCTAAGGAGGCAATTGGAACAGAAACAAATATACTCCGAAAATTGCTGAGCATTCGTAATTATGTTTATGATTGCCTTTCTTACAGTATCAGACCGCACATTGATACACCTGATGTTGTACTCCGGCGGGGCACTGGTTCCTGCGGGGAGTATGTGGGCGTGTTGTTAGCTTTGGCTAGGTTAAATGGGATTGCTTGTCGCACTATTGGCCGCTATAAATGTCCGGCTTTTGCTGACAGGAAGGGTGTACCTTTGTCGCCGGATTTTAATCATGTTTGGCTGGAGTTTTATATCCCCGGTTTTGGCTGGGTACCGATGGAGTCTAATCCTGATGATATTCAAGAGCGCGGCCCCTATCCTTTACGATTTTTTATGGGTTTGGCTTGGTATCATGTGGAAATCGGTAAAGGGATTCGGTTTCAAAGTCTCAAAAGTGGGGGACTTCCTTTGAATAAGGAAGAAGTTTCGGTGGGAACCTTGGCGATTAATCACGTTAGGTTTACAATTTTGTCAGAGTTACCAGCTAATTGA
- a CDS encoding response regulator transcription factor, with product MSLILIADDRQNWRDLTRHAMRADNYRTLEASNGRECLEMISAYHPDCIILDIEMPEKDGFEVLETLFNQSVKIPVIVYSSAIQEITRLYCLTMGAAAFISKPATDLELRNTIKTVLSKYKTTEKHIDVNQPQIGVFHR from the coding sequence GTGAGCTTAATTCTAATTGCCGACGATCGGCAGAATTGGCGCGATCTAACTCGGCACGCCATGAGAGCAGATAATTATCGCACATTAGAAGCTAGCAATGGTAGAGAATGCTTAGAGATGATTAGCGCTTATCATCCTGATTGTATTATTCTTGACATTGAGATGCCAGAAAAAGATGGTTTTGAAGTGCTGGAAACTCTTTTCAATCAATCAGTAAAGATTCCAGTAATAGTATATTCATCTGCCATACAAGAAATTACTCGCCTTTATTGCTTGACAATGGGAGCAGCAGCATTTATCAGCAAGCCGGCAACCGATTTAGAACTGCGTAATACTATTAAGACAGTCCTCAGCAAATACAAAACAACAGAGAAGCACATAGATGTCAATCAACCTCAAATCGGAGTTTTTCACAGGTAA
- the blaOXA gene encoding class D beta-lactamase translates to MNRIFRLIIIVLLALSATLSILFQAMPSASIPKSAIEVTNPLEVAQNIDFGRHFQELGVEGSILIYDSKNDRVFQHNPERNARAFSPASTFKIINSLIALETGAISNEISVLTWDGIQRDIPEWNRDLNMKEAFKVSAVWFYQVLARRAGYEQMQKWVNNVGYGNQKIGNKDDIDKFWLQGELRITPQEQIQFLRRLYNNELPFSKRTVSIVKDIMIMEKTPDYTIRSKTGWAGFGENVTVQIGWIVGYLEKGDNVYFFATNIDIRNQKDSSARMEVTRRCFKDMGVL, encoded by the coding sequence ATGAACCGAATATTTCGCTTGATAATTATTGTTCTCCTGGCCTTGAGTGCCACTCTCTCTATCCTATTTCAGGCAATGCCATCAGCATCAATTCCAAAATCAGCGATTGAGGTTACAAATCCCCTAGAAGTTGCTCAGAATATTGATTTTGGACGGCACTTTCAAGAATTAGGAGTTGAAGGTTCAATTCTGATCTATGACTCCAAAAACGATCGGGTATTTCAACATAATCCCGAACGGAATGCAAGAGCATTTTCACCTGCATCAACCTTTAAAATTATCAACTCCTTAATTGCTTTAGAAACTGGGGCAATTTCAAATGAAATATCGGTGCTAACTTGGGATGGAATTCAAAGAGATATTCCTGAATGGAACCGAGACTTGAATATGAAAGAAGCATTCAAAGTGTCTGCGGTTTGGTTTTACCAAGTTCTAGCTCGTCGAGCTGGTTACGAACAAATGCAAAAATGGGTGAATAATGTAGGATATGGCAACCAAAAAATTGGGAATAAAGATGATATTGATAAATTTTGGTTGCAAGGAGAACTGAGAATCACACCTCAAGAGCAAATTCAGTTTCTCCGCCGTCTTTACAATAATGAATTACCTTTCTCCAAACGAACAGTCTCTATTGTCAAAGACATTATGATTATGGAAAAAACTCCAGATTATACAATCAGAAGTAAAACTGGTTGGGCTGGTTTTGGAGAGAACGTAACAGTGCAAATCGGATGGATAGTTGGTTACTTGGAGAAAGGAGATAATGTTTACTTTTTTGCCACTAACATTGATATTCGTAACCAGAAAGATTCATCTGCTCGTATGGAGGTAACTCGTCGTTGTTTCAAAGATATGGGAGTGCTTTAG